In one Lycium barbarum isolate Lr01 chromosome 7, ASM1917538v2, whole genome shotgun sequence genomic region, the following are encoded:
- the LOC132604021 gene encoding protein SICKLE-like encodes MEESEKRKERLKAMRMEASQSGNYNETANNSMGSSSFGLTNPLIDSPLGKTESYVMQRPRFDYYTDPMAAFSANKRSNNNVSPQVNQQCYTPPPRPRHPQYPQSPIYAARGNNPVDQRPQSQGVHNTFNPRGNPGQNSPVGTPQIRSPNAWDSSFGTSNNYFPPNSSPGGNFASPGFHQGGRPSFNYGQGSAQPASGYRGSPYQGSGYRGSPNQGSAHRSSPYQGSGQGRSQWRGNNSSPGSFRSGGRGRGSHGCTSSAESRPDLYYSKSMVEDPWEEMKPVIWKPLKRDWLPPSISAKKAKLPDDPVKSIPQQSLAEYLSASFNEVASSEAGNAGSGS; translated from the exons ATGGAGGAGTCAGAAAAGAGAAAGGAAAGACTAAAAGCTATGAGAATGGAAGCTTCACAAAGTGGAAATTACAATGAAACTGCTAATAATTCTATGGGTTCATCATCTTTTGGTCTTACAAATCCTTTAATTGATTCTCCTTTAGGGAAAACTGAAAGTTATGTTATGCAAAGACCAAGATTTGACTATTATACTGACCCCATGGCTGCTTTTTCTGCTAATAAAAGGAGTAACAACAATGTTAGCCCTCAGGTTAATCAACAGTGTTACACACCCCCTCCAA GACCAAGGCACCCTCAGTACCCCCAGTCTCCAATTTATGCTGCTCGAGGCAACAATCCTGTAGATCAGAGACCGCAGTCACAAGGAGTCCATAATACTTTTAATCCTCGTGGAAACCCTGGGCAAAATAGTCCTGTTGGCACACCACAAATTCGCTCCCCTAATGCATGGGATAGCTCTTTTGGCACATCTAACAACTACTTTCCACCTAATTCTTCACCAGGTGGCAACTTTGCCAGTCCTGGCTTTCATCAAGGTGGAAGACCTAGTTTTAATTATGGACAAGGTAGCGCGCAACCTGCCTCAGGATATAGAGGCAGCCCTTACCAAGGTTCAGGATATAGAGGCAGCCCTAACCAAGGTTCAGCGCACAGAAGCAGCCCTTACCAAGGTTCGGGGCAAGGCAGGAGCCAATGGAGGGGTAATAACTCTAGTCCTGGTTCGTTTCGAAGTGGTGGGAGGGGAAGAGGTTCCCATGGATGCACATCATCCGCAGAATCTAGACCAGATTTGTATTATTCAAAGTCAATGGTAGAAGATCCATGGGAAGAGATGAAGCCGGTTATCTGGAAGCCATTAAAACGTGACTGGCTTCCACCATCCATTAGCGCAAAAAAGGCCAAATTGCCAGATGATCCAGTAAAATCCATTCCTCAGCAAAGCCTTGCTGAGTATTTGTCTGCCTCATTTAATGAAGTAGCTAGCAGTGAGGCTGGGAATGCTGGATCTGGCAGTTGA